A window from Primulina huaijiensis isolate GDHJ02 chromosome 13, ASM1229523v2, whole genome shotgun sequence encodes these proteins:
- the LOC140956396 gene encoding polyadenylate-binding protein-interacting protein 6-like, translating to MKPGSSTLNPHASSYVPLSKRVAVDKSKDSNILLELQNENEAVWLGHQPGNTQGQFGNVSSSYLPNAGAFQSAEISKWKDRHAGVIYASSSYYQNNMPERSNSDEESDMDLAYLQMTFPGISEESISEAYMANRGDLDATVDMLNHLEHDHVDFSEKLPDTLDIEDVPEPGSFGDFASLKQKSVAGEAGSSMSSPSLPSASSTF from the exons ATGAAGCCTGGATCATCCACTTTGAATCCCCATGCATCATCATACGTACCACTCTCAAAAAGAGTGGCTGTTGATAAGAGCAAGGATTCGAATATACTTCTAGAATTGCAGAATGAGAACGAGGCTGTTTGGCTTGGACATCAACCAGGAAATACCCAAGGACAGTTCGGAAATGTCTCGAGTAGTTATTTACCTAATGCTGGTGCTTTCCAATCTGCTGAGATTTCTAAATGGAAGGATCGTCATGCTGGCGTGATTTATGCTTCGTCATcttattatcaaaataatatgCCTGAAAGGTCAAACTCTGATGAAGAATCTGATATGGATTTAGCATATCTTCAGATGACATTTCCTGGAATATCAGAAGAGTCTATTTCTGAAGCCTATATGGCTAACAGAGGTGATTTAGATGCCACAGTTGACATGCTGAATCATCTTGAG CATGACCATGTAGATTTCTCTGAAAAGCTTCCCGACACATTGGACATAGAGGATGTGCCAGAACCTGGTTCTTTTGGTGACTTCGCATCGCTAAAACAAAAGAGCGTGGCTGGAGAAGCTGGATCTTCAATGTCTTCGCCCAGCTTGCCCTCTGCTAGCTCAACTTTTTGA